A single Drosophila miranda strain MSH22 chromosome XR, D.miranda_PacBio2.1, whole genome shotgun sequence DNA region contains:
- the LOC117186605 gene encoding uncharacterized protein LOC117186605: MEYVHSVWNYIASVCSCLHCAEDVGAQNIEPNERTHLLVDPVNHSPALRRSNSDGLSNDYSHSLPKKDDQTALSRLVQNTAINMINVGAMDCHSLEHQEYTDIIKTYSQRLHELWNNVQHPNITRKGLLKDVPSHQFYITKPIYAKDTLQMKLFIEKALIGVSQIQIDHKEAVVVPFQIP; the protein is encoded by the coding sequence ATGGAATATGTTCATTCTGTTTGGAACTACATTGCTTCGGTGTGCAGTTGCTTGCATTGCGCCGAGGACGTTGGTGCTCAGAACATTGAACCAAACGAAAGAACACACCTACTCGTAGATCCCGTCAACCATAGTCCAGCCCTTAGAAGAAGCAATTCCGATGGCTTAAGTAACGATTATTCCCACTCACTTCCCAAAAAAGATGACCAAACGGCACTATCTAGACTTGTACAGAATACAGCAATAAACATGATCAATGTGGGCGCTATGGATTGCCATAGCCTGGAACATCAGGAGTACACCGACATAATAAAGACTTATTCGCAGCGCTTGCATGAACTGTGGAACAATGTTCAGCATCCCAACATAACAAGGAAAGGCCTGTTGAAAGATGTTCCCAGTCATCAGTTTTATATAACAAAACCAATTTATGCTAAGGATACACTTCAGATGAAATTGTTTATTGAGAAAGCCCTCATCGGTGTTAGTCAAATACAGATCGACCACAAAGAAGCGGTTGTAGTTCCTTTCCAAATACCCTGA
- the LOC117186608 gene encoding 60S ribosomal protein L38: protein MPREIKEVKDFLNKARRSDARAVKIKKNPTNTKFKIRCSRFLYTLVVQDKEKADKIKQSLPPGLQVKEVK from the coding sequence ATGCCACGAGAAATAAAAGAAGTTAAAGATTTTCTTAATAAAGCACGTCGTTCAGATGCGCGTGCTGTGAAAATCAAGAAGAATCCTACGAATACTAAATTCAAGATCCGCTGCTCGCGCTTTTTGTACACGCTAGTGGTACAGGATAAGGAAAAAGCGGACAAAATTAAGCAATCTTTGCCCCCAGGATTGCAAGTCAAGGAGGTCAAGTAG